A region from the Drosophila bipectinata strain 14024-0381.07 chromosome 3R, DbipHiC1v2, whole genome shotgun sequence genome encodes:
- the LOC108128631 gene encoding U-Kazal-Dg21.2 — protein sequence MKSVLAICCLVTLAFSHVGASCSADCPDTEDVVWALGGGCNVFRNKCYFEKENCHRKPALTITTKEECQKYCADICPTVYSPTSGVYNGQTRNFGNECEKSVHTCKTGETFL from the exons atgaaatCGGTTCTAGCTATTTGTTGTCTCGTGACCTTAGCTTTCAGCCACGTTGGAGCTAGTTGCTCTGCGGATTGCCCCGATACTGAGGATGTCGTGTGGGCTCTTGGTGGCGGTTGCAATGTCTTCCGCAACAAATGTTACTTCGAAAAGGAAAACTGTCACCGAAAACCAG CCCTGACCATCACCACGAAGGAGGAGTGCCAGAAGTATTGTGCTGATATTTGTCCAACAGTTTATTCACCTACAAGTGGAGTTTACAATGGACAAACAAGGAACTTTGGCAACGAATGTGAGAAAAGCGTCCACACTTGCAAAACTGGCGAAA cttttttgtAA
- the LOC108130980 gene encoding uncharacterized protein has protein sequence MAFHYIFVFSALVVLAQGSYLDLVEQESLEGIHAGGVSAGAPVVGVSQGRAAISLPQRSLSGYGASGRLAGSLVGGPRSHGAGPRVPIGGTVLNRPDGVSVNRPGIGAYNRSPVGNAGRSIGGGYGHRHGPH, from the coding sequence ATGGCTTTCCACTACATTTTTGTATTCAGCGCTCTAGTGGTGCTAGCCCAAGGATCTTATCTGGATTTAGTGGAGCAAGAATCCCTTGAAGGAATTCACGCTGGTGGTGTTTCCGCTGGAGCTCCTGTGGTCGGTGTTTCGCAAGGCCGTGCGGCAATTTCCCTGCCCCAGCGTTCTCTGTCTGGTTATGGTGCTTCAGGTAGATTAGCTGGCTCCCTTGTTGGTGGGCCCCGATCCCATGGAGCTGGTCCTCGTGTACCAATTGGTGGAACCGTGCTCAATCGTCCTGACGGAGTCTCAGTTAATCGTCCAGGAATCGGAGCCTATAATCGTTCTCCTGTTGGAAATGCCGGCCGTTCAATTGGCGGAGGATATGGACATCGACATGGACCTCACTAA
- the LOC108130942 gene encoding cation channel sperm-associated protein 1 has product MAHLLVVISMLVVLAKGSFLNDPQQADIYDAGASVHQEGYLPVEDALDHQSQHHGDIASHHDGSHHHLEQRHHEHHHLAEPHHLTDHHLDAHHLQHHHVESPHLQHYHLEAPHLQHHHLDGAHLQHHHLEIPHQVSPLHHYQHHHQHHHRNCHAIHCPRTHSLTYATDGHSCFRLDNFCELAVINCIRRNELHPVLHHISQHECHHLPGGYKTL; this is encoded by the exons ATGGCACATCTTCTCGTTGTGATTAGTATGCTGGTGGTCCTGGCGAAAGGATCTTTCTTGAATGATCCCCAGCAGGCAGACATTTATGATGCAGGAGCAAGTGTTCATCAGGAGGGATATCTTCCAGTCGAAGATGCTTTGGATCATCAATCCCAACATCACGGAGACATAGCTTCTCATCACGACGGATCCCATCATCATTTGGAACAGAGACACCATGAGCATCATCACCTGGCCGAGCCGCACCATCTTACCGATCATCATTTGGATGCGCACCATCTGCAACACCATCACGTGGAATCACCTCATCTTCAACATTATCATTTGGAGGCACCTCATTTGCAACATCATCATCTAGACGGAGCTCATCTCCAACATCATCATCTGGAAATACCCCATCAAGTCTCCCCCTTGCATCACTatcagcaccaccaccagcatcaTCATCGCAACTGCCATGCGATCCATTGCCCCCGGACTCACAGTTTAACCTATGCCACTGATGGTCACTCGTGCTTCAGACTGGATAACTTTTGCGAATTGGCAGTGATCAATTGCATTCGTCGCAATGAGCTTCATCCTG TGCTTCACCACATTAGTCAACACGAGTGCCACCATCTACCCGGAGGCTACAAGACATTGTAG
- the LOC108130943 gene encoding uncharacterized protein, which yields MAFRYIFVLSVLVVLAQGSYVDIVEHESLEGAFHSGGVSAAASLAGVPHGRSAVAQPQRPALTHGLAGPAISGSRTHVAVGGALNRPGAGSPNRHVGGSLNRHTGASYNRRTGGNSVRLNGAGHGNAHPNLDRSQKPH from the coding sequence ATGGCTTTCCGTTACATCTTTGTGCTTAGTGTTCTGGTCGTCCTGGCCCAAGGATCGTATGTGGATATAGTCGAGCATGAATCCTTGGAAGGAGCTTTTCACTCAGGAGGTGTTTCGGCTGCAGCTTCTTTGGCTGGAGTTCCCCATGGACGTTCAGCGGTTGCCCAACCTCAGCGTCCCGCGTTGACACATGGCTTAGCAGGACCTGCTATCAGTGGATCTCGGACTCATGTAGCTGTTGGTGGTGCCCTTAATCGCCCTGGAGCCGGATCTCCCAATCGTCATGTCGGCGGCTCTTTGAATCGGCATACTGGCGCATCCTACAATCGTCGTACTGGTGGGAACTCTGTTCGTCTAAATGGTGCAGGTCATGGCAACGCTCACCCAAATCTCGACCGATCCCAGAAGCCTCATTAA
- the LOC108128536 gene encoding uncharacterized protein: IRSQKGLSKCGPECRRCEERTDYLCGRTVRNREEVYCTFSNPCEMDRRACLNREEWRKFSTGRCTRDSPACTQ, from the exons atcaggTCTCAAAAAG GATTGTCAAAATGTGGGCCCGAGTGTCGTCGATGTGAGGAGCGTACCGATTACCTCTGCGGCAGGACAGTGAGAAATCGTGAAGAGGTCTACTGCACTTTTTCCAATCCCTGCGAGATGGATCGACGAGCATGCCTAAATAGGGAAG AGTGGCGGAAATTTTCAACAGGTCGATGCACACGCGACTCGCCTGCTTGCACACAGTAA
- the LOC108128624 gene encoding lysosomal aspartic protease — MRCLLWLLSLWISGLFWPKSHGQLIRIPMQFQASFMASRRQQSAGRRSLLAKYNVIGGPDVASRNSGATETLDNRLNLEYAGPVSIGTPGQPFNMLFDTGSANLWVPSAECSAKNLACQRHHRYNSSASASFVPDGRRFAIAYGTGSLSGRLAKDTVSIGQLAVQNQTFGMAVHESRDTFTDTNFAGIVGLGFRSIAEEKITPLFENMCDQHLVDNCLFSFYLKRNGSERKGGELLFGGVDATKFSGSLTYVPLTHAGYWQFQMDGVEIGGTVISRHRQAIADTGTSLLAAPPREYLIINSLLGGLPTTNNEYLLNCSGLDKLPEIVFIIGGQRFGLQPRDYVMQATDDDGTSVCLSAFTLMDAEFWILGDVFIGRYYTAFDVGQRQIGFAPAA; from the coding sequence ATGCGGTGTCTTCTTTGGCTATTGTCCTTGTGgatttcgggacttttttggcCGAAAAGTCATGGCCAGCTGATACGCATTCCAATGCAATTCCAGGCCTCATTCATGGCCAGTCGTCGGCAACAGAGTGCGGGTAGAAGGTCCCTCTTGGCCAAGTACAATGTGATTGGTGGGCCGGATGTAGCTTCGAGGAATAGTGGAGCTACGGAAACGTTAGATAACCGTCTGAATCTGGAGTACGCCGGTCCTGTCAGTATTGGCACTCCGGGCCAGCCCTTCAATATGCTATTTGATACTGGGTCGGCTAATCTTTGGGTTCCCAGTGCCGAATGCTCGGCCAAGAATTTGGCCTGCCAACGACACCATCGCTATAACTCCAGTGCCTCAGCGAGCTTCGTTCCGGATGGCAGGAGATTTGCCATAGCCTACGGCACTGGGAGCTTGTCCGGAAGACTGGCCAAGGATACAGTGTCGATTGGACAGTTGGCAGTGCAAAATCAAACCTTTGGAATGGCCGTCCATGAGTCGAGGGACACTTTTACTGACACAAACTTTGCAGGCATTGTCGGACTGGGTTTCCGGTCTATCGCTGAGGAAAAGATAACGCCACTTTTTGAGAATATGTGTGATCAACACTTGGTGGATAACTGTCTCTTCTCGTTTTATCTCAAGCGGAATGGTAGCGAAAGAAAAGGCGGCGAGCTTCTTTTTGGCGGTGTGGATGCCACTAAATTCTCCGGTTCTTTGACCTACGTGCCCTTAACTCATGCAGGTTATTGGCAATTCCAAATGGATGGCGTCGAAATCGGAGGCACGGTTATCAGTCGACATCGCCAAGCCATTGCGGATACGGGGACTTCTTTATTGGCAGCTCCTCCCAGGGAATATCTGATCATCAACAGTCTGCTCGGCGGATTACCTACTACGAATAATGAATATCTTTTAAACTGTTCTGGACTTGATAAGCTACCCGagattgtttttattattggtgGGCAACGGTTTGGATTACAGCCCAGGGATTACGTTATGCAGGCCACGGACGACGATGGTACTTCCGTGTGCTTATCCGCTTTTACACTAATGGATGCAGAGTTTTGGATTTTGGGCGATGTCTTTATAGGAAGGTATTATACCGCTTTTGATGTCGGCCAACGCCAAATAGGTTTTGCTCCCGCAGCTTAG
- the LOC108128538 gene encoding cathepsin D, which produces MLRIQFLILVGLTLSSSNKHNLRVPLYSRGIPIPSVFLSGNSSVGLERIHLLLQNRQNVEYFGHISMGTPRQNFTVIFDTGSSNTWFPSSNCPKSNVACQMHRRYDSSRSSTYVPDGRNFTLWYGSGNVLGYLSQDTVHFAGAKLPGLIFGETLIQQNFEFNSVTFDGLVGLGLGVLAWKNTTPFLRLLCSQNLVEKCMFSVYLQQSSTNESKGGEIIFGGFDKSRFKGNLHFVPITNSNYWKLKISQVSVKSKHICGEMDALLDTGTSLILMPQKTYDDLLKVLSFEMEGGNYLLSCHSNIMPVVQLMIGGKAFFLTPDDYLMEVNDGTRNVCIPSFAPIKKNFWVLGDIFLWRYYTVYDATAQKIGLAEAVIDIE; this is translated from the coding sequence ATGCTTCGCATTCAGTTTTTAATCCTAGTCGGCTTAACGTTATCCTCAAGCAATAAACATAATCTTAGAGTGCCGCTTTATTCCAGGGGCATCCCGATTCCCAGCGTATTTCTATCGGGAAACTCATCCGTGGGATTGGAGAGGATCCATTTGCTGCTACAAAATCGTCAAAACGTTGAATATTTCGGCCACATTTCCATGGGAACGCCAAGGCAGAATTTTACTGTGATCTTTGATACGGGCTCCTCGAATACTTGGTTTCCATCCTCAAATTGTCCGAAAAGTAATGTAGCTTGTCAAATGCACAGAAGATATGACTCTTCCCGATCCAGTACATATGTTCCGGACGGCCGAAACTTTACATTGTGGTACGGTTCTGGCAATGTACTTGGCTATCTGTCCCAGGATACGGTCCATTTTGCAGGAGCTAAGCTACCAGGCTTAATTTTCGGAGAGACCTTGATTCAGCAGAACTTTGAATTTAATTCAGTGACCTTTGACGGCTTGGTTGGATTAGGCCTAGGGGTTTTGGCCTGGAAAAATACTACGCCCTTTTTAAGACTACTCTGCTCTCAGAATTTAGTGGAAAAGTGCATGTTCTCGGTTTATCTTCAACAAAGTTCTACAAACGAATCCAAAGGTGGCGAAATTATTTTCGGTGGCTTTGATAAATCGCGATTTAAAGGAAACTTGCATTTCGTTCCTATAACAAATTCGAATTATTGGAAACTAAAAATATCTCAAGTGTCTGTGAAAAGTAAACATATTTGTGGCGAAATGGATGCTCTTTTAGATACGGGAACATCGCTTATTTTGATGCCACAGAAAACGTATGATGATTTACTCAAAGTCCTATCGTTTGAAATGGAAGGTGGTAATTATCTATTAAGTTGCCACAGCAATATAATGCCAGTGGTGCAGCTTATGATTGGCGGaaaggctttttttttaacacccGATGATTACTTGATGGAGGTAAACGACGGAACAAGAAACGTTTGCATCCCTTCCTTTGctccaattaaaaaaaatttttgggtTCTGGGcgatatatttttatggcgCTATTATACGGTATACGATGCAACGGCTCAAAAAATTGGCCTGGCAGAGGCGGTAATAGACattgaataa
- the LOC108128537 gene encoding lysosomal aspartic protease, whose amino-acid sequence MRCKVLIFCAIICLLVMLADGKQRQRTKSRSLAVKQGHRNGANRNLHSNARRGNRLAARTKNRRNRRLNAAKKNRRRRNLAKKSKKNLKKSTPTASTGAKYLELPINFRQGFERTTNTFRSERAFLSARYGTNFAKTYGTARLSNIGNMEYDVKMSIGTPKQKFTMLPDTGSSNIWVPGPKCKSKACKNHKKFHPAKSSTYKKKTKAFAIEYGSGSVKGRLAEDTVSLAGLTVVNQTFAMTRSEPGEAFEESKFDGILGLGFQSISVDNVKTLIQNMCEQKVITDCIFAICLRGGGTSSKGGSLFIGNKNTTAYTGSNSYVYTPVTKKGYWQMKLDGFYVGSTKVSGAAQAIVDSGTSLIAAPLQAYKEFVKVTGCTPTSSGECWVKCSTHIPDIIFIVNGKKIIIKGDKVKMKVKTKKGHTVCLLIVTYEGTDFWILGDPVLRTSCVVFDEAKNRIGFAAIT is encoded by the coding sequence ATGCGCTGCAAGGTTCTAATATTTTGTGCTATAATTTGCCTTCTGGTAATGCTGGCGGATGGCAAGCAAAGGCAGAGAACTAAGTCTAGATCCTTGGCCGTCAAGCAAGGACATAGGAATGGAGCTAATAGAAACCTGCATAGTAATGCTCGACGGGGAAACCGACTGGCGGCCAGAACGAAGAACCGTAGGAACCGCCGACTGAATGCGGCTAAGAAAAACAGAAGGCGCCGCAATTTGGCAAAGAAGTCTAAGAAGAACTTGAAAAAGTCTACACCAACGGCCAGTACTGGCGCCAAATATTTGGAGTTGCCAATAAACTTCCGGCAGGGCTTTGAGCGGACAACGAACACTTTCCGATCAGAAAGGGCTTTTCTTTCGGCTCGTTATGGTACAAATTTCGCCAAGACTTACGGAACAGCTCGTCTCTCGAACATTGGCAATATGGAGTACGATGTGAAAATGAGCATCGGCACACCCAAGCAAAAGTTCACCATGCTTCCTGATACTGGAAGCTCGAATATCTGGGTACCAGGTCCGAAATGCAAGAGCAAGGCGTGCAAAAACCACAAGAAATTCCATCCAGCAAAGTCAAGTacatataaaaagaaaactaagGCCTTCGCCATTGAATATGGATCTGGAAGCGTCAAAGGAAGACTGGCTGAAGACACGGTGTCACTTGCTGGACTGACAGTGGTAAATCAAACATTCGCCATGACCCGCAGTGAACCTGGAGAAGCCTTCGAGGAATCGAAATTCGATGGTATCCTGGGTCTAGGCTTCCAATCTATATCCGTAGACAACGTGAAGACCCTTATACAGAATATGTGTGAGCAGAAAGTGATTACCGATTGCATATTTGCCATTTGCCTTAGGGGTGGTGGTACCTCATCCAAAGGAGGCTCACTATTTATTGGCAACAAGAATACCACAGCCTACACTGGATCGAACAGTTATGTATACACTCCGGTGACCAAAAAAGGGTACTGGCAAATGAAATTGGACGGCTTCTATGTTGGCTCAACTAAAGTCAGTGGCGCTGCCCAGGCCATAGTCGATTCCGGAACCTCATTAATAGCAGCTCCTCTTCAAGCCTATAAGGAGTTTGTCAAAGTCACGGGATGTACTCCAACCTCCAGTGGAGAATGTTGGGTAAAGTGCTCCACGCACATTCCAGACATTATATTTATCGttaatgggaaaaaaataataatcaaggGAGACAAGGTGAAGATGAAGGTCAAAACTAAGAAGGGCCACACAGTATGCCTTTTGATAGTGACCTATGAGGGGACCGATTTCTGGATCCTTGGAGATCCCGTGTTGAGGACTTCTTGCGTGGTATTCGATGAGGCTAAGAATCGCATTGGGTTCGCTGCCATTACGTAG
- the LOC138926765 gene encoding uncharacterized protein — protein MKYCFIIVLSVLFVLVQGSHVSSAEQETYAGSLHAEGTSSKGPISFPTVRSGRAAVVRHGQNGGHNGQSGGSSSNRRSPPGASSGRPYGNIHHNHNRNHKDH, from the coding sequence ATGAAATACTGCTTTATTATTGTTCTTAGTGTCCTGTTCGTCCTGGTTCAAGGGTCACATGTATCATCGGCGGAACAAGAAACCTATGCGGGAAGTCTTCATGCGGAAGGAACATCGTCAAAAGGTCCAATTAGTTTCCCTACAGTACGATCAGGACGAGCAGCTGTAGTGCGACATGGTCAAAACGGTGGTCATAATGGACAATCTGGAGGATCTAGCTCCAACCGTCGTTCACCACCCGGAGCAAGTTCCGGACGTCCATACGGAAATATTCATCATAATCACAATCGCAACCACAAAGATCACTAA
- the LOC108128565 gene encoding uncharacterized protein, giving the protein MKSLILVVSFLFTVSQIRAQTRPPCRDACITLYDPVCGETLIKGKVLRCEFGNSCFMAASACTHRINWNQTDLENCRPAQNTEKCNKYK; this is encoded by the exons ATGAAGTCACTTATACTCGTAgtgagttttttgtttacagttTCTCAGATAAGGGCCCAGACAAGACCCCCCTGTCGTGACGCTTGTATTACCCTCTATGATCCTGTCTGTGGAGAGACGTTAATAAAAGGCAAAGTGTTGCGATGTGAGTTTGGGAATTCCTGCTTTATGGCTGCCAGCGCTTGTACTCATCGCATCA atTGGAATCAAACGGACTTGGAAAACTGTAGACCTGCACAAAATACTGAAAAGTGCAATAAgtataaataa
- the LOC108128562 gene encoding salivary glue protein Sgs-5, with the protein MKHAILIVFIFGTLHLSGAQIRDCSNSCMLRARCSPYYKDLVWTVIDGVCRVYQNGCIFGNENCMRANQCLPPLISTTREHCMSFCPRMCSRGAPQVCGWFPHTNSNGTTGGREITFRSRCLLDLYACQNAEAYVNEPRIGPCP; encoded by the exons ATGAAGCACGCAATCCTTATTGTCTTTATCTTTGGAACCCTCCATCTAAGTGGGGCGCAAATAAGGGACTGCTCCAATTCATGCATGTTACGTGCACGATGCTCACCTTATTACAAAGACCTTGTTTGGACCGTTATCGACGGGGTTTGTCGAGTCTACCAGAATGGTTGCATTTTCGGAAACGAAAATTGTATGAGAGCTAACCAATGCCTTCCAC CTTTGATAAGTACTACACGAGAGCACTGTATGTCTTTCTGCCCAAGGATGTGTTCTCGTGGGGCCCCGCAAGTTTGTGGATGGTTTCCCCATACAAATAGCAATGGAACCACTGGCGGACGTGAAATAACATTCAGAAGTCGTTGTCTTTTGGATCTTTACGCATGCCAGAATGCTGAGG CCTATGTCAACGAGCCAAGAATTGGACCTTGTCCTTAA
- the LOC108128786 gene encoding uncharacterized protein — protein sequence MQSAWTLGNKIILVCVFLELGIGIGVEAQLLISLTGPKKCHDVCPMGYRVVCALDVLDGCLRTFASSCVMRMYNCKYQKDYRIIADRACEFITNDELKRLEL from the exons ATGCAAAGTGCCTGGACATTGGGCAACAAAATTATCCTCGTTTGCGTATTTCTGGAGCTCGGTATAGGGATAGGGGTAGAGGCTCAGCTGCTGATTTCTTTGACAG GTCCCAAGAAGTGCCATGATGTGTGTCCAATGGGTTATCGTGTAGTGTGCGCCCTAGATGTTTTAGATGGCTGTTTGCGCACATTTGCCAGCAGCTGTGTAATGCGCATGTACAACTGCAAATACCAGAAGG ACTACCGCATCATAGCAGATCGTGCCTGTGAGTTTATAACCAACGACGAACTGAAAAGGTTGGAACTCTAG